The proteins below come from a single Pseudomonas sp. MYb118 genomic window:
- the csgE gene encoding curli production assembly/transport protein CsgE: protein MNRCAMALILVLACASAQAGEEDEMLGFIVDDTISHIGHDFYYSFSERLRATSPMDFNLVVRERPSARWGALVTVEYQQRLVYRRFLPPNTVELKDEAYDAADWVRGQIVQRKLEAMLQDTTDLERDEL, encoded by the coding sequence ATGAACCGCTGCGCCATGGCCCTGATCCTGGTGCTGGCCTGCGCCAGCGCCCAGGCAGGGGAGGAAGACGAAATGCTCGGCTTCATCGTCGATGACACGATCTCGCACATCGGCCACGACTTTTACTACTCGTTCAGTGAACGCCTGCGCGCCACAAGCCCAATGGACTTCAACCTGGTGGTGCGTGAACGACCTTCGGCGCGCTGGGGCGCCCTGGTCACCGTGGAGTATCAGCAGCGTCTGGTTTACCGGCGGTTCCTGCCGCCCAACACCGTGGAGCTCAAGGACGAGGCGTACGACGCCGCCGACTGGGTACGCGGGCAGATCGTCCAGCGCAAGCTGGAAGCCATGTTGCAGGACACAACGGACCTTGAGAGGGACGAATTATGA
- a CDS encoding curli assembly protein CsgF: protein MKTTHFSPRSGLCRAGLCLLGLGSCALVHATELVYTPINPSFGGNPLNGTWLLNNAQAQNDYDDPDLKKRTAATGTSALERFSSQLQSRLLGQLLDNISTGNTGSLSTDAFIVNVVDDSGQLTIEVTDRATGEVSEIRVSGLAP from the coding sequence ATGAAAACAACACACTTCTCGCCACGTTCAGGGCTTTGCCGGGCCGGCCTGTGCCTGCTCGGGCTGGGCAGTTGCGCCCTGGTGCACGCCACGGAGCTGGTCTACACGCCGATCAACCCGTCGTTCGGCGGCAACCCGTTGAACGGCACCTGGTTGCTCAACAACGCCCAGGCGCAGAACGACTATGACGATCCCGACCTGAAAAAACGCACCGCAGCGACCGGGACTTCGGCCCTGGAGCGTTTCTCCAGCCAATTGCAATCGCGCCTGCTCGGGCAACTGCTGGACAACATCTCCACCGGCAACACCGGCAGCCTGTCCACCGATGCGTTCATCGTCAACGTCGTCGACGATTCCGGGCAGTTGACCATCGAAGTGACAGATCGCGCGACCGGAGAAGTTTCGGAAATCAGGGTGAGTGGCCTGGCCCCGTGA
- a CDS encoding CsgG/HfaB family protein: protein MKKIIMLGLMLAALQGCSLREPVGAEQDTETPTLTPRASTYYDLINMPRPKGRLMAVVYGFRDQTGQYKPTPASSFSTSVTQGAASMLMDALQASGWFVVLEREGLQNLLTERKIIRASQKKPNTPVNIQAELPPLQAANMMLEGGIIAYDTNVKSGGEGARYLGIDISREYRVDQVTVNLRAVDVRSGQVLANVMTSKTIYSVGRSAGVFKFIEFKKLLEAEVGYTTNEPAQLCVLSAIEAAVGHLLAQGIERHLWQVAGDNSVPVQNETLDRYLTQNKVVPEEEE, encoded by the coding sequence ATGAAAAAAATAATAATGCTAGGGCTGATGTTGGCAGCGCTTCAAGGGTGCAGTCTGCGCGAACCGGTGGGTGCCGAACAGGACACCGAGACCCCGACCCTGACCCCGAGGGCTTCGACTTACTACGACCTGATCAACATGCCGCGTCCCAAGGGCCGGTTGATGGCGGTGGTGTATGGCTTCCGTGACCAGACCGGGCAATACAAACCGACCCCGGCCAGTTCGTTTTCCACCAGCGTGACCCAGGGCGCGGCCAGCATGCTGATGGACGCCTTGCAAGCCAGCGGCTGGTTCGTGGTGCTGGAGCGTGAAGGTCTGCAAAACCTGCTGACCGAACGCAAGATCATCCGCGCCTCGCAGAAAAAGCCCAACACCCCGGTGAACATCCAGGCCGAACTGCCACCGCTGCAAGCGGCGAACATGATGCTCGAAGGCGGCATCATCGCCTACGACACCAACGTCAAGAGCGGCGGGGAGGGGGCGCGCTACCTGGGCATCGACATCTCCCGCGAGTACCGCGTGGACCAGGTCACCGTCAACCTGCGCGCCGTCGACGTACGCAGCGGCCAGGTGCTGGCCAACGTCATGACCAGCAAAACCATCTACTCGGTCGGCCGCAGCGCCGGGGTATTCAAGTTCATCGAGTTCAAGAAACTGCTCGAAGCCGAGGTCGGCTACACCACCAACGAACCGGCGCAACTGTGTGTACTGTCGGCGATCGAAGCAGCGGTGGGGCATTTGCTGGCCCAGGGGATCGAGCGGCACCTGTGGCAAGTGGCGGGGGACAACTCCGTGCCCGTCCAGAATGAAACGCTGGATCGGTACCTGACACAGAACAAAGTCGTTCCCGAAGAAGAGGAATGA
- a CDS encoding DUF6124 family protein, giving the protein MPKVTPNPPESSSPNEPVDELGFDPALLKCASPHTPSTLFLIAPDIDTETLLASACESLASASIMAGDLSVFVDGPQRSMLLGIQQIIMLADLAVNRALDNLDPL; this is encoded by the coding sequence ATGCCCAAGGTAACGCCAAATCCCCCCGAATCATCCTCACCAAACGAGCCAGTGGACGAGCTGGGTTTCGATCCTGCGCTGCTGAAGTGCGCATCCCCCCACACCCCCAGTACCCTGTTCCTCATCGCCCCTGACATCGACACCGAAACCCTGTTGGCCAGCGCCTGCGAATCCCTGGCCTCGGCGAGCATCATGGCCGGAGATCTGTCGGTGTTCGTGGACGGGCCGCAGCGCAGCATGTTGTTGGGCATCCAGCAAATCATCATGCTGGCTGACCTGGCAGTGAATCGCGCGCTGGATAACCTGGATCCCCTGTAG
- a CDS encoding phage infection protein: MKRQTLLSIAFSVFAVNAFAATSAQPVVAEGGSDRLIERRVAEGGSDRLIERRVAEGGSDRLIERRVAEGGSDRLIERRVGEGGSDRLIERRVAEGGSDRLIERRVAEGGSDRLIERRVAEGGSDRLIERRVAEGGSDRLIERRAV, encoded by the coding sequence ATGAAACGCCAAACTCTTCTCAGCATCGCTTTCTCGGTTTTCGCAGTTAACGCTTTTGCCGCTACCTCTGCTCAGCCAGTTGTTGCTGAAGGCGGGTCGGATCGTTTGATTGAACGTCGTGTGGCTGAAGGTGGTTCGGATCGTCTGATCGAACGCCGTGTAGCCGAAGGTGGTTCCGACCGTCTGATCGAACGCCGCGTAGCTGAAGGTGGTTCGGATCGTCTGATCGAGCGTCGTGTAGGTGAAGGTGGCTCCGACCGTCTGATCGAACGCCGCGTAGCCGAGGGTGGTTCTGATCGTCTGATCGAGCGCCGCGTAGCCGAAGGTGGCTCCGACCGTCTGATCGAGCGCCGTGTAGCCGAAGGTGGCTCTGATCGTCTGATCGAACGCCGCGTAGCCGAAGGTGGTTCCGACCGTCTGATCGAGCGCCGTGCTGTATGA
- a CDS encoding phage infection protein — protein MKRQTLLSIAFSVFAVNAFAATSAQPVVAEGGSDRLIERRVAEGGSDRLIERRVAEGGSDRLIERRVAEGGSDRLIERRVAEGGSDRLIERRVAEGGSDRLIERRVAEGGSDRLIERRVAEGGSDRLIERRVAEGGSDRLIERRVAEGGSDRLIERRAV, from the coding sequence ATGAAACGCCAAACTCTTCTCAGCATCGCTTTCTCGGTTTTCGCAGTTAACGCTTTTGCCGCTACCTCTGCTCAGCCAGTTGTTGCTGAAGGCGGGTCGGATCGTTTGATTGAACGTCGTGTGGCTGAAGGTGGTTCGGATCGTCTGATCGAACGCCGCGTTGCTGAAGGTGGTTCGGATCGTCTGATCGAGCGCCGTGTAGCCGAGGGTGGCTCCGACCGTCTGATCGAACGCCGTGTAGCTGAAGGTGGTTCGGATCGTCTGATCGAACGCCGTGTAGCTGAAGGTGGCTCCGACCGTCTGATCGAACGCCGTGTAGCTGAAGGTGGTTCTGATCGTCTGATCGAACGCCGTGTTGCCGAAGGTGGTTCCGACCGTCTGATCGAACGCCGTGTTGCCGAAGGTGGTTCCGACCGTCTGATCGAACGTCGTGTAGCCGAAGGTGGCTCTGACCGTCTGATCGAACGCCGTGCCGTATGA
- a CDS encoding curlin: MFKLTPLTAAILVMVSAQAMANDSVSNQNQTGTANVADVKQSQASFSTATQQQLGQGNDAAAVQDTASGTIDQNQVGDYNAGYAEQLFEDNSKITQQQNGAFNTAHASQSIGVGGGEVLQQQEGTGNFSFVYQDSQEGSTGQTFQFGDSNEANIEQIQLGAANNSVIIQYGTGNYGTAEQVFHTGGQININQAGSTNYAYGDQRNGEGGTLTINQFGDGNGTEVWQDTQLASQATVNQSGVSNETVVDQSFGENNVAQVFQVGDLNAIYADQFESIGSSLALYQTGVGNVHFTYQTGDSHSLSATSVGNDNKVYASNWKGPQKGGQFGSNQRATVNQNGNGNTANFTQDGVSNIMTTFQAGSGNKTTVVQADSFNELYFEQNGSDNILISDQRGTANLAMGSSTGMSNTTDFTQSGTGNEAYTSQNGDDNMITVKQADTMNVAYVTQDGTGNTANVDQSGVTQMATIQQMGMDNRATVLQQ, translated from the coding sequence ATGTTCAAACTGACGCCCCTTACCGCCGCCATCCTGGTCATGGTCAGTGCCCAGGCAATGGCCAATGACAGCGTGTCCAACCAGAACCAGACTGGTACTGCCAACGTCGCCGACGTCAAGCAGAGCCAGGCCTCGTTCAGCACCGCCACCCAGCAGCAACTCGGTCAGGGTAACGATGCGGCTGCCGTTCAGGATACGGCCAGTGGCACCATCGACCAGAACCAGGTCGGCGACTACAACGCCGGTTACGCCGAGCAGTTGTTCGAAGACAACAGCAAGATCACTCAGCAGCAGAACGGCGCCTTCAACACCGCCCACGCCAGTCAGTCCATCGGGGTTGGCGGCGGCGAAGTGCTGCAACAGCAGGAAGGCACCGGCAACTTCTCGTTCGTCTACCAGGACAGCCAGGAAGGCAGCACAGGCCAGACCTTCCAGTTCGGTGACAGTAACGAAGCCAACATCGAGCAGATCCAGCTGGGTGCCGCCAACAACTCGGTGATCATCCAGTACGGCACCGGCAACTACGGCACCGCCGAACAGGTGTTCCACACCGGTGGCCAGATCAACATCAACCAGGCCGGCAGTACCAACTACGCCTATGGCGACCAGCGCAATGGCGAAGGCGGCACCCTGACCATCAACCAGTTCGGCGACGGCAACGGCACCGAGGTGTGGCAGGACACCCAACTCGCCAGCCAGGCCACCGTCAACCAATCCGGTGTGAGCAACGAAACCGTGGTCGACCAGAGCTTCGGCGAAAACAACGTCGCCCAGGTGTTCCAGGTCGGCGATCTCAATGCCATCTACGCGGACCAGTTCGAATCCATCGGCTCGAGCCTGGCGCTGTACCAGACGGGCGTGGGTAACGTGCACTTCACCTACCAGACCGGCGACAGCCATTCGCTCTCCGCCACTTCGGTGGGTAACGACAACAAAGTCTACGCCAGCAACTGGAAAGGCCCACAAAAAGGCGGCCAATTCGGCAGCAACCAGCGCGCCACGGTCAATCAGAACGGCAATGGCAACACCGCCAACTTCACCCAGGACGGCGTCAGCAATATCATGACCACCTTCCAGGCGGGGTCGGGCAACAAGACCACAGTCGTCCAGGCTGACAGCTTTAACGAGCTGTACTTCGAGCAGAACGGCAGCGACAACATCCTCATCTCCGACCAGCGCGGCACCGCCAACCTGGCCATGGGCAGCAGCACCGGGATGAGCAACACCACCGACTTCACCCAGTCCGGCACCGGCAACGAGGCCTACACCTCGCAGAACGGCGACGACAACATGATCACGGTGAAACAGGCTGACACCATGAACGTCGCGTACGTGACCCAGGACGGCACCGGCAACACCGCCAACGTCGACCAGAGCGGTGTGACGCAGATGGCAACGATTCAACAGATGGGTATGGATAACCGGGCGACAGTGTTGCAGCAGTAA
- a CDS encoding curlin, with protein sequence MKTSTAALLCLLLLCGSAGARAADDLMENDDLGPGADLGEMPAPVGQQALINQNGQANQAVLQQNGQSLLGTIVQSGSNQEAYILQQGSDLMAMITQQGYGNSASITQSGSQNRAQISQNGNNNDASIDQAGTGLSSAVNQSGNGMSVSVKQYR encoded by the coding sequence ATGAAAACGTCGACCGCCGCCCTGCTCTGCCTGCTCCTGCTTTGCGGCAGTGCAGGTGCGCGCGCGGCCGACGACCTGATGGAAAACGACGACCTGGGCCCTGGCGCCGATCTCGGCGAGATGCCCGCACCGGTTGGCCAGCAGGCGCTGATCAACCAGAACGGCCAGGCCAACCAGGCGGTGCTGCAACAGAACGGTCAGTCGTTGCTCGGCACCATCGTCCAGTCGGGCAGCAATCAGGAAGCCTACATCCTGCAACAAGGCAGCGACCTGATGGCGATGATCACCCAGCAAGGTTATGGCAACTCGGCTTCGATCACCCAGAGCGGTAGCCAGAACCGTGCGCAGATTTCCCAGAACGGCAACAACAACGACGCCAGCATCGACCAGGCCGGCACGGGGCTTTCCAGCGCCGTGAACCAGTCCGGAAACGGCATGAGCGTATCGGTCAAACAATACCGCTAG
- a CDS encoding Ig-like domain-containing protein, with protein sequence MNKWPRFALNALGLTLSLSGSAFAQLAAVDPGPYTFATGKFPMWYQDNNLLSMELCQSRATSTRAPGAPGAPAYMCILNPEPGVFDDTLPMVFPDNWPPEAFWFLAETSINDVGGYGVDAYVAGIEAAFASENPIDGDQASFARIRIRVNIPIAGTYVITHPYGQETINVATPGRRAINITRDIGIGAPGNFSGALNGEVGPFLRGVGGPYTEVNPDNGAVETFIGDPNISEAVTGSPNNTNFLRVQGPAGTIQTNLFTVSGKVLDNREQTPVEVGRATYRRTSTGPGTSSTRVEVFSKSGNSSNLCFRETVALVAGPPPSPCLTSMLGDGRGEYFGHRLTGSTVPPVVVITATDPSGVKRPTAVSSKVTDVVKVQTARYNWSNHSLLIEATSTDEVNVPDMVAQGYGRLSKNGTLQRITIADLTQPPASVTIKSSAGGSDTEPVVVVGTAPDSGENQAPISNADSASTSFGVPITLNLLTNDSDPDNNVPLAITALTQPPSGQGTVQLSGTTAVVYTPPAVVNTTLTTTFTYKAQDVKGLASTTPATVTITVAPNQAPTAVADSVATLGVAVPISVLANDTDPEGNLPLAVASFGQPPAGRGTVTSNGTVLTYTPPASVTTAFTTTFTYFVRDSFGAVSTAPATVTVQVSPRPAAETFAVTAATVTARSNNRFTWDLSGTSSVTTGNTITVQVSTPTGVQTLGTTTVPVTGRWRLTVNNTTTVIPSANPTATITSSQGTVRTVQVISN encoded by the coding sequence ATGAACAAGTGGCCACGCTTCGCACTCAACGCGCTGGGGCTGACTCTTTCGTTGTCCGGCAGTGCATTCGCGCAACTCGCCGCCGTCGACCCCGGCCCCTACACCTTCGCCACGGGGAAATTCCCCATGTGGTACCAGGACAACAATCTGCTGTCGATGGAACTGTGCCAGTCACGGGCAACCAGCACCCGGGCACCCGGTGCGCCTGGCGCGCCTGCCTACATGTGTATCCTGAACCCGGAGCCCGGGGTGTTTGACGACACCCTGCCGATGGTGTTTCCGGATAACTGGCCGCCGGAAGCGTTCTGGTTCCTGGCCGAGACCAGCATCAACGATGTCGGCGGCTATGGTGTGGATGCCTACGTGGCGGGGATCGAAGCGGCGTTCGCCTCGGAAAACCCGATTGATGGCGACCAGGCCAGCTTCGCGCGGATTCGCATCCGGGTGAACATCCCCATTGCCGGGACTTACGTCATTACCCACCCTTACGGCCAGGAAACCATTAACGTTGCAACGCCAGGCCGGCGGGCGATCAACATCACCCGCGACATCGGGATTGGCGCACCGGGCAACTTCTCCGGCGCGCTCAACGGTGAAGTCGGGCCTTTCCTGCGCGGTGTCGGCGGCCCTTACACCGAGGTGAACCCCGACAACGGCGCAGTCGAGACCTTCATCGGCGACCCGAACATCTCCGAAGCAGTCACCGGCAGCCCCAACAACACCAACTTCCTGCGCGTCCAGGGCCCGGCTGGCACGATCCAGACCAACCTGTTCACGGTGTCTGGCAAAGTCCTCGACAACCGCGAACAAACGCCTGTGGAAGTCGGACGCGCCACTTACCGGCGGACCTCCACCGGTCCAGGTACCAGCAGCACCCGGGTCGAAGTGTTCAGCAAGTCGGGCAACAGTTCGAACCTGTGCTTCCGTGAAACGGTGGCACTGGTGGCCGGACCGCCGCCATCCCCCTGCCTGACCAGCATGCTCGGTGATGGTCGCGGCGAATACTTTGGTCATCGCCTGACCGGCAGCACCGTGCCGCCGGTGGTGGTGATTACCGCCACCGATCCGAGCGGGGTCAAACGGCCGACTGCGGTGTCGAGCAAAGTCACCGACGTGGTGAAAGTGCAGACCGCCCGCTACAACTGGAGCAATCACAGCCTGCTGATCGAGGCCACGTCCACCGATGAAGTGAACGTGCCGGACATGGTCGCCCAGGGTTATGGAAGGCTATCGAAGAACGGCACCCTGCAGCGCATCACCATCGCAGACCTGACTCAACCACCGGCCAGCGTAACGATCAAATCGTCTGCGGGGGGCAGCGATACCGAACCTGTGGTGGTGGTCGGTACTGCGCCGGATTCCGGCGAGAACCAGGCACCGATCTCCAACGCCGACAGCGCGAGCACCAGCTTCGGCGTGCCGATCACGCTCAACCTGTTGACCAACGACAGCGATCCGGACAACAACGTGCCGCTGGCCATCACCGCGCTGACCCAACCACCGAGCGGACAAGGCACCGTACAGCTGAGTGGCACCACCGCCGTGGTCTACACCCCGCCTGCGGTCGTCAACACCACACTGACCACGACCTTCACCTACAAGGCTCAAGACGTCAAAGGCCTGGCCTCGACTACGCCAGCCACCGTCACCATTACCGTAGCGCCCAACCAGGCGCCAACGGCAGTGGCTGACAGCGTCGCGACGCTGGGTGTGGCGGTCCCGATCAGCGTGCTGGCCAACGATACCGACCCTGAAGGCAATCTGCCGCTCGCTGTGGCCAGCTTCGGCCAGCCACCTGCTGGACGTGGCACGGTCACCAGCAACGGTACGGTGCTGACCTACACCCCACCGGCCAGCGTGACAACGGCCTTCACCACGACCTTCACCTACTTCGTGCGGGACAGCTTCGGCGCCGTATCGACAGCTCCGGCGACGGTCACGGTGCAGGTCTCGCCTCGGCCTGCGGCGGAAACCTTCGCCGTAACGGCGGCCACCGTGACCGCACGTTCCAACAACCGCTTCACCTGGGACCTCAGCGGGACCTCATCGGTGACCACTGGCAACACCATCACCGTGCAGGTCAGCACCCCGACCGGCGTGCAGACACTGGGCACTACCACGGTGCCGGTGACCGGACGCTGGCGGCTGACGGTAAACAACACGACAACGGTGATCCCGTCGGCCAACCCGACCGCCACCATCACCTCGTCGCAAGGCACCGTGCGCACCGTGCAAGTGATCTCCAACTGA
- a CDS encoding sensor histidine kinase, with protein sequence MNMPTHTLRNEEGDVLLRSRKQPFNLLRWFSLISMAVIGTVAIALGAVSTKFVITESIQRDALLTSQFIQAIASAEVRHVSIPHVRTMGDLLDPRQDRNFPEIDPLARADARGEFLDHIAHLPDVILANIYAPDRMVIWSTNPALMGTTIEADEDLDHAFEFKTPVSASYHDVDEARMEQKFITPPEYIFIENYIPLFDAEGKNVTAMVEIYKEPKDLIERMERGLVLIWLATALGGGLIYLGLYWIVRRAAILLAAQQKQLITNETFVALGEMSSAVAHSLRNPLATIRSSAELALEFDSGPAHKNIKDIIGQVDRMSKWVRELLQSLRPLQDEPESVNLVATLHDSLSAFEQQIAKAGVNVVFEPQETPMVLSQPMQLAQILNSLIANALEAMDKDGTLTITLQASDSQTVEVSLCDTGKGMNEEQRSMAFRPFFTTKQGGLGVGLVLVKRIMERCGGAVRLDSREGEGTCVRLSFKRFP encoded by the coding sequence ATGAATATGCCAACACATACCCTCCGCAACGAGGAGGGTGATGTCCTTCTGCGCTCGCGCAAGCAGCCGTTCAATCTGCTGCGCTGGTTTTCGCTGATCAGCATGGCGGTGATCGGCACCGTGGCGATTGCGTTGGGCGCGGTGTCCACCAAGTTCGTGATTACCGAGAGCATCCAGCGCGATGCGCTGCTGACCTCGCAGTTCATTCAGGCGATTGCCTCGGCCGAAGTGCGCCACGTCTCGATTCCCCACGTGCGCACCATGGGGGACTTGCTCGACCCGCGCCAGGATCGCAACTTCCCGGAAATCGACCCGCTCGCCCGTGCCGATGCCCGGGGCGAATTCCTCGACCACATCGCGCACTTGCCCGACGTGATTCTGGCCAACATCTACGCCCCCGACCGCATGGTGATCTGGTCGACCAACCCGGCGCTGATGGGCACCACCATCGAGGCGGATGAAGACCTGGATCATGCGTTCGAATTCAAGACCCCGGTGTCGGCCAGTTACCACGACGTCGACGAGGCGCGCATGGAGCAGAAGTTCATCACGCCGCCGGAATACATCTTTATCGAGAACTACATTCCGCTGTTCGACGCCGAGGGCAAGAACGTCACGGCCATGGTCGAGATCTACAAGGAACCCAAGGACCTCATCGAGCGCATGGAGCGCGGCCTGGTGCTGATCTGGCTCGCCACGGCCCTGGGCGGCGGGCTGATTTACCTGGGCCTGTACTGGATCGTACGGCGCGCGGCGATTTTGCTGGCGGCGCAACAAAAGCAACTGATCACCAACGAAACCTTTGTCGCCTTGGGCGAGATGTCATCGGCGGTGGCCCACAGTTTGCGTAACCCGCTGGCCACCATCCGCTCCAGCGCCGAGCTGGCCCTGGAGTTCGACAGCGGCCCGGCGCACAAGAACATCAAGGACATCATCGGCCAGGTCGATCGCATGTCGAAGTGGGTGCGCGAATTGCTGCAATCGCTGCGGCCGCTGCAGGACGAGCCGGAATCGGTGAACCTGGTGGCGACCTTGCACGACAGCCTGTCGGCCTTCGAACAGCAGATCGCCAAAGCCGGCGTCAACGTGGTATTCGAGCCGCAGGAAACGCCCATGGTGCTCAGCCAGCCGATGCAGCTGGCGCAGATTCTCAACAGCCTGATCGCCAATGCGCTGGAAGCCATGGACAAGGACGGCACGTTGACCATCACCCTGCAAGCCAGCGACTCGCAAACCGTGGAAGTCTCGTTGTGTGACACCGGCAAAGGCATGAACGAAGAACAGCGCAGCATGGCGTTCCGGCCGTTTTTCACCACCAAGCAGGGCGGGCTTGGCGTCGGGCTGGTGCTGGTCAAGCGGATCATGGAGCGTTGTGGCGGCGCGGTACGCCTGGACAGTCGCGAGGGTGAGGGCACTTGTGTCCGTCTGTCGTTCAAACGATTCCCCTGA